The following are encoded together in the Macadamia integrifolia cultivar HAES 741 chromosome 10, SCU_Mint_v3, whole genome shotgun sequence genome:
- the LOC122092066 gene encoding heavy metal-associated isoprenylated plant protein 41-like, whose protein sequence is MVKHPTARANLEELEKLGCIILHEVDCHTMNRHPFLKTMKFDRIIFNFPHAGFYQSELEQEQIELHQEVMKGFFRSARDMLKAKGEAHVTHKTSYPYNKWDLEILAGLAGLCLAEEVEFIKQDYPGYDNKRGDGDRSNDSFRVGMCSTYKFILQIREEITCTPFDAVACPYIDVVACMWLDQYDPIRKPRPRRTRSKPIFSSNRSI, encoded by the exons ATGGTGAAGCACCCAACAGCAAGGGCTAACTTGGAGGAATTGGAGAAACTGGGGTGCATCATTCTTCATGAAGTAGACTGCCACACCATGAATAGACACCCTTTTCTCAAGACTATGAAATTTGATAGAATAATCTTCAATTTTCCTCATGCGGGTTTTTATCAATCCGAACTTGAGCAAGAGCAAATCGA GCTTCACCAGGAGGTAATGAAAGGATTCTTTAGGAGTGCACGTGATATGCTTAAGGCCAAAGGGGAAGCTCACGTGACCCACAAGACAAGTTATCCTTACAATAAATGGGATTTGGAGATTCTAGCCGGATTGGCTGGGCTGTGTTTGGCTGAAGAAGTAGAGTTCATAAAGCAGGATTATCCAGGTTATGACAATAAAAGAGGAGATGGAGATAGAAGCAATGATTCTTTCCGTGTTGGAATGTGTAGTACTTACAAGTTCATACTCCAAATCCGTGAAGAAATTACATGTACACCTTTTGATGCAGTTGCATGTCCGTATATTGATGTAGTTGCATGTATGTGGTTGGACCAGTATGATCCGATCCGAAAACCTAGACCGAGAAGAACCAGATCTAAACCTATATTTTCATCTAATAGGAGTATTTAg
- the LOC122090511 gene encoding acid phosphatase 1-like, giving the protein MHPINKRDCFLSLDWKKKKRMRRYLGLLLGFCSLIVGLAVADWNILKRSGENKDELKITLKNYCEAWRINVELHNIRNFNVVPEECTDYIGKYMSSTQYKQDSLRAIEECTTYLTNTFKLTGDGKDAWIFDVDDTLISNVPYFKKHRNGGEEINMTSFEEWVIERKAPALDHILKLFREMRGKGIKIFLISSKGEHLRDATTDNLIKVGYNGWSGLILRSYEDNCKTVQQYKTEQREMLISNGYHIWGIVGSQWSSLLGLPSARRTFKLPNSLYYDP; this is encoded by the exons ATGCATCCAATTAATAAAAGAGACTGTTTTTTGTCTTTGgactggaagaagaagaagaggatgagaaGATATTTGGGTTTGTTGCTGGGCTTTTGCAGCCTTATTGTTGGATTAGCAGTAGCAGACTGGAACATCTTGAAGAGGTCAGGGGAGAACAAGGATGAGCTGAAGATAACCCTCAAGAACTACTGTGAAGCTTGGAGGATCAATGTAGAGCTCCACAACATCCGTAACTTCAATGTTGTTCCAGAAGAATGCACAGATTACATAGGCAAGTACATGAGCTCCACTCAATACAAGCAGGATTCCCTGAGAGCAATTGAGGAATGCACCACCTATCTCACCAACACCTTCAAGTTGACTGGTGATGGCAAGGATGCCTGGATTTTCGATGTCGACGATACCCTCATCTCGAATGTTCCTTACTTTAAGAAACATCGTAATGG AGGAGAGGAGATTAACATGACCTCCTTTGAAGAATGGGTGATTGAGAGGAAGGCTCCAGCTCTTGATCACATTTTGAAACTTTTCAGAGAGATGAGGGGGAAAGGGATTAAGATCTTCTTAATCTCTTCAAAAGGAGAGCACCTCAGAGATGCCACCACTGACAACCTAATTAAAGTTGGTTACAATGGATGGTCTGGTCTCATACTAAG GAGTTATGAGGACAACTGCAAGACAGTGCAACAGTACAAAACAGAGCAGAGGGAGATGCTGATCAGTAATGGATATCATATATGGGGAATTGTTGGATCACAGTGGAGCAGCCTCTTGGGACTTCCTAGTGCTAGGAGAACATTtaagcttcccaattccttatACTATGATCCCTAA